A part of Bacillus thuringiensis genomic DNA contains:
- a CDS encoding gamma-glutamylcyclotransferase family protein, with amino-acid sequence MHHVFVYGTLRKEQMNAHFMQGAICIADGAWTYGKLFDTNEGYPAMICSNEDKVYGEVYEVNEVVLQKLDELEEYTGNAESDLYDRITETIYLGDREIRAFVYVAQDKEMLKKVIISGDWVMYQKGK; translated from the coding sequence ATGCATCACGTTTTCGTGTATGGCACGTTAAGAAAAGAGCAAATGAATGCTCATTTTATGCAAGGTGCAATATGCATCGCAGACGGAGCATGGACGTATGGTAAATTATTTGATACAAACGAGGGGTATCCGGCAATGATTTGTTCAAATGAGGACAAAGTATACGGAGAAGTTTATGAAGTAAATGAGGTTGTTCTGCAAAAATTAGATGAACTTGAAGAATATACAGGTAATGCAGAAAGTGATTTATATGACCGAATCACCGAAACGATTTATTTAGGTGATAGAGAAATACGTGCATTTGTGTATGTTGCTCAAGATAAAGAGATGCTAAAAAAAGTTATCATTTCTGGTGATTGGGTGATGTATCAAAAAGGTAAATAA
- the recQ gene encoding DNA helicase RecQ: MFTKAQELLASYFGYSSFRRGQDETIKNVLDGKDTVCIMPTGGGKSICYQIPALVFEGTTLVISPLISLMKDQVDTLVQNGISATYINSSISITEANQRIQLAKQGHYKLLYVAPERLDSMEFVDQLIDMKIPMIAIDEAHCISQWGHDFRPSYLHIHRILDYLPEKPLVLALTATATPQVREDICNTLGINQENTIMTTFERENLSFSVIKGQDRNVYLADYIRQNQKESGIIYAATRKVVDQLYEDLIKAGVSVSKYHAGMSDNDRNEQQELFLRDEVSVMVATSAFGMGIDKSNIRYVIHYQLPKNMESYYQEAGRAGRDGLDSACILLYSSQDVQVQRFLIDQSTGESRFSNELEKLQNMTDYCHTEQCLQSFILQYFGEEPKEDCGRCGNCTDDRESIDVTRESQMVLSCMIRTNQRFGKQMIAQVLTGSKNKKVIEFNFHTLPTYGLLSNRSLKEVSEFIEFLISDELIAVEHGTYPTLKVTEKGKEVLIGKEKVLRKERVETRQIVQDHPLFEVLREVRKEIAQGEGVPPFVIFSDQTLKDMCAKMPQSDSELLTVKGIGEHKLVKYGSHFLQAVQHFIEENPNYAETIKTEVVTERKKSGKASANSHLETYEMYKQAIDLDEIAKERGLSRQTIENHLIRCFEDGMEVDWNSFVPAEYEQLIETAVQNAEGGLKSIKEQLPNEVSYFMIRAYLQIRK, from the coding sequence TTGTTTACAAAAGCACAAGAACTTTTAGCGTCTTATTTCGGTTATTCGTCATTCCGAAGAGGACAAGATGAAACAATTAAAAATGTATTAGATGGGAAAGATACAGTGTGTATTATGCCTACGGGCGGTGGTAAGTCAATTTGTTATCAAATTCCCGCATTAGTATTCGAAGGAACGACGTTAGTTATTTCACCTTTGATTTCACTTATGAAAGACCAAGTAGATACATTAGTACAAAACGGTATTTCAGCTACTTATATTAATAGTTCTATTTCTATTACAGAAGCGAATCAACGAATTCAATTAGCGAAACAAGGACACTATAAGTTACTTTATGTGGCGCCGGAGCGACTTGATTCAATGGAGTTTGTTGATCAACTTATCGATATGAAAATCCCGATGATTGCAATTGATGAGGCACACTGTATTTCGCAGTGGGGACATGATTTCCGTCCAAGTTATTTACATATACATCGCATATTAGATTATCTTCCAGAAAAGCCGCTCGTATTAGCGTTAACTGCTACGGCAACACCACAAGTTCGTGAAGATATTTGCAACACGCTTGGAATTAATCAAGAAAATACGATTATGACAACGTTTGAGCGTGAGAACTTATCATTTTCTGTTATTAAAGGACAAGATCGTAATGTATATTTAGCGGATTATATTCGTCAAAATCAAAAGGAATCTGGGATTATATATGCAGCTACAAGAAAAGTAGTTGATCAGTTGTATGAAGATTTAATAAAAGCGGGAGTTTCTGTTTCAAAATACCATGCTGGTATGAGTGATAACGATCGAAATGAGCAGCAAGAACTCTTTTTACGTGATGAAGTGAGTGTAATGGTAGCGACATCTGCATTCGGGATGGGGATTGATAAATCGAATATCCGATACGTTATCCATTATCAACTGCCAAAAAATATGGAAAGTTATTACCAAGAAGCAGGACGTGCCGGACGTGATGGATTAGATAGTGCATGTATATTGCTATATTCTTCTCAAGATGTGCAAGTACAGCGCTTTTTAATTGATCAATCGACAGGGGAGTCTCGTTTTTCAAATGAACTTGAAAAGCTGCAAAATATGACTGACTATTGTCATACAGAACAATGTTTACAATCATTTATTTTGCAATACTTTGGAGAAGAGCCGAAAGAAGATTGTGGCCGTTGCGGTAATTGTACGGACGACCGCGAAAGTATCGATGTGACGAGAGAATCACAAATGGTTCTATCTTGCATGATTCGAACGAACCAGCGATTTGGAAAACAAATGATTGCACAAGTTTTAACTGGTTCGAAAAATAAGAAAGTTATTGAATTTAATTTTCATACTTTACCAACATACGGATTACTATCAAATCGTAGCTTAAAAGAAGTCAGTGAATTTATTGAGTTTTTAATTTCAGATGAGTTAATCGCAGTTGAACACGGTACGTATCCGACACTAAAAGTAACGGAAAAAGGGAAAGAAGTGTTAATTGGTAAAGAGAAGGTTTTACGTAAAGAACGAGTAGAGACAAGACAAATTGTTCAAGATCATCCTTTATTTGAAGTACTTCGTGAAGTACGTAAAGAAATTGCGCAAGGAGAAGGTGTCCCTCCATTCGTTATTTTCTCTGACCAAACGTTGAAAGACATGTGTGCGAAAATGCCGCAAAGTGACTCTGAACTTTTAACTGTAAAAGGGATTGGCGAACATAAACTTGTGAAGTATGGTTCGCACTTCTTACAAGCAGTTCAGCACTTTATTGAGGAAAATCCAAACTATGCTGAAACCATTAAAACAGAAGTAGTGACAGAGCGGAAAAAGTCTGGGAAAGCTTCAGCGAATTCTCATTTAGAAACGTATGAAATGTATAAACAAGCTATTGACCTAGATGAAATTGCGAAAGAACGTGGCTTATCAAGACAAACGATTGAAAATCATTTAATTCGTTGCTTTGAAGATGGAATGGAAGTAGACTGGAACAGTTTTGTTCCTGCAGAATACGAACAACTGATTGAAACTGCTGTGCAAAATGCAGAAGGTGGTTTGAAATCGATAAAGGAACAACTTCCAAATGAAGTGAGTTACTTTATGATTCGTGCTTATTTACAAATTAGAAAGTAG
- a CDS encoding class I SAM-dependent methyltransferase, protein MNELDVREFYEKQFKLSNYDINTESWLEQVAKEVKEQVGYPFQSMLELGAGNGGFARAMAKLDVKMTTVELVPELVMFAKKHSTNDIDIHCADFYKINFEEKFDVVSYLDGFGVGTDDEQLILLKRIKNWMKDDGCALIDMYQPLYWKKASGQEMTLSAAMRKYEYDSINERMLDHWWHPNNPNDIVTQSLRCYTVDEISNLCAEAGLSIVGFFSGGAYDFEKSLYKEQASLHECLSYRIKVKKN, encoded by the coding sequence ATGAACGAATTAGATGTGAGAGAATTTTACGAAAAACAATTCAAACTATCCAATTACGATATCAATACAGAAAGCTGGTTAGAGCAAGTTGCTAAAGAAGTTAAAGAACAAGTTGGATATCCATTTCAGTCGATGTTGGAACTAGGTGCAGGAAATGGTGGATTCGCAAGGGCGATGGCTAAGTTAGATGTAAAAATGACTACTGTTGAGCTTGTACCAGAGTTAGTTATGTTTGCAAAAAAACATTCTACTAATGATATAGATATTCATTGCGCTGATTTTTATAAAATTAATTTTGAAGAAAAGTTTGATGTTGTTAGTTATTTAGATGGATTTGGTGTAGGAACAGATGATGAACAATTGATTCTATTAAAACGCATTAAAAATTGGATGAAGGATGATGGATGTGCACTTATTGATATGTATCAACCATTGTATTGGAAAAAAGCAAGTGGACAAGAAATGACCTTAAGTGCAGCTATGCGAAAATACGAATATGATAGTATAAATGAAAGAATGTTAGATCATTGGTGGCATCCGAATAATCCCAACGATATAGTTACACAGTCTTTACGATGTTATACGGTAGATGAGATTAGCAATCTATGTGCTGAAGCTGGATTAAGTATTGTAGGGTTCTTCTCAGGCGGAGCATATGATTTTGAAAAATCGCTATATAAAGAGCAAGCTTCTTTGCATGAGTGCTTATCGTATCGTATAAAAGTAAAAAAAAATTAA
- a CDS encoding acetylglutamate kinase, with protein sequence MYTYWQSYYSPYHNPYVHFDASVRYYRISKNENFLKGYMRSLWEQHVAWTRLAIISIVFNLPDVNVTVGRLLQNATHMGLSLEPFYGEDAVKKYSALIKDHLVIAADLVKAAKAGDQNAAAAIEKKWYANGDEIVAFLTSINPYIEKEEFRKMFYEHLALTKAEALAFLNKDYEAGVKLYDKIEKEALEMADMITNAIVKQFPQVFQ encoded by the coding sequence ATGTATACTTATTGGCAATCGTATTACTCCCCCTATCATAACCCTTATGTACACTTTGATGCATCTGTACGTTATTACCGAATTAGTAAAAACGAGAACTTTTTAAAAGGTTATATGCGTTCTTTATGGGAACAACATGTCGCTTGGACGAGATTAGCTATTATAAGCATTGTCTTTAATTTACCAGACGTTAACGTTACAGTTGGGCGTCTTCTTCAAAATGCAACACATATGGGACTATCACTCGAACCATTCTATGGTGAGGATGCTGTAAAAAAATATAGTGCATTAATTAAAGACCACTTAGTCATTGCAGCGGATCTTGTTAAAGCCGCAAAAGCTGGTGATCAAAATGCAGCTGCCGCTATAGAGAAAAAATGGTACGCTAACGGTGATGAAATTGTAGCATTTCTTACTAGCATCAACCCATATATAGAAAAAGAAGAATTTAGAAAAATGTTTTATGAACATTTAGCATTAACAAAAGCAGAAGCACTTGCCTTTTTAAATAAAGATTATGAAGCAGGAGTAAAATTGTACGATAAAATTGAAAAAGAAGCATTAGAAATGGCCGATATGATAACAAACGCAATCGTAAAACAATTCCCGCAAGTTTTTCAATAA